Proteins encoded together in one Coffea arabica cultivar ET-39 chromosome 2c, Coffea Arabica ET-39 HiFi, whole genome shotgun sequence window:
- the LOC113725949 gene encoding protein STRUBBELIG-RECEPTOR FAMILY 3 isoform X1, with the protein MDYLDCRKFELFLVFLAVFAVPTCRGFTDIRDVYAINSLYAALGNPPLAGWLPVGGDPCGFAWQGVQCVNANITAINLNGLNLGGELSNDLGSFASIIQVDLGANQIGGSIPTNLPSTLQIFSLYDNQLSGSIPDSISLLGQLTDLSLGNNHLTGEIPDVFQQLTGLTTLNLSGNMLSGQLPSSMGKLSSLTKLYLQENQLSGTLDVLEDLPLTDLNIENNLFSGPVPEKLKNIPNFRKAGNPFNTSIIPSPPVSSPSPSSSPSPSEASPPELAPVQQATGPSLQWSSQTGSTRGTTKTSKSISWIAIAGILFIIVLALGMCLLLCWCCKRREVAGKIAKRHEAYPHHGASANYKEDHSLRKPDYQVEKVTKEAVTRPTMTSLEAKQDKSANRKNAFKKQEDHRIDITWVDSSGTDSSVRPPPPPAFPLLPSERIIADPILPLINPSGRTIDSVNSVKTFFIASLQQYTDSFSQENLVGKGMLGTVYKAKLPNGKLLAVKKLDTATSRHQNDRDFIHLVSNIAKLQHANIIQLVGYCAEHRQWMLVYEYCENGTLHEALHLDDEINKRLSWSTRIHLALQAARALEYLHEVCQPPIVHQNFKSANILLDNELSVYVSDSGLAPLLSSNSMAEYVYQLQACGYGGPELESGSYTHHSDVYSFGVVMLELLTGRKSYDRSRPRGEQFLVRWAIPRLHDIDTLSRMVDPSLNGVYSSKSLSRFADIISLCIQPEPEFRPPMSEIVQNLLQMVQRNS; encoded by the exons ATGGATTACTTAGATTGCAGGAAGTTTGaactttttctggttttcttggCGGTTTTTGCTGTACCAACTTGCAGGGGATTCACAGACATTCGTGATG TCTATGCAATTAACAGTTTATATGCTGCTTTGGGCAACCCACCGCTCGCCGGGTGGCTTCCAGTTGGTGGGGACCCATGTGGGTTTGCTTGGCAAGGAGTGCAGTGTGTCAATGCCAATATTACTGCTAT TAATCTTAATGGCCTGAATTTGGGAGGCGAACTCAGTAATGACTTGGGCTCCTTTGCTTCCATAATACAAGT AGACCTTGGTGCCAACCAAATTGGAGGCAGTATACCAACCAATTTGCCTTCTACTCTCCAAATCTT TTCTCTTTATGATAATCAGTTGAGCGGAAGCATCCCAGATAGTATATCGTTGTTGGGTCAGCTGACAGACTT GTCGCTGggaaacaatcatttaacaggAGAAATTCCAGATGTCTTTCAGCAGCTTACCGGCTTGACCACTCT GAACTTATCTGGTAACATGCTGAGCGGCCAACTGCCTTCTTCAATGGGAAAATTATCCTCTCTTACAAAGTT GTACTTGCAAGAGAATCAGCTTTCTGGGACTCTTGATGTTCTAGAAGATCTTCCTTTGACTGATTT AAATATAGAGAATAACCTCTTCTCTGGGCCGGTTCCTGAGAAATTAAAGAATATACCAAACTTCAG AAAAGCTGGAAACCCTTTCAACACCTCAATTATTCCATCACCACCTGTCTCATCCCCATCACCATCTTCATCACCATCACCATCTGAGGCATCTCCTCCCGAATTAGCCCCAGTGCAGCAAGCAACTGGACCATCACTGCAATGGTCTTCACAGACTGGAAGCACCAGAGGCACAACTAAGACGTCTAAAAGCATTTCATGGATTGCTATTGCAGGAATCCTTTTCATCATAGTACTTGCATTGGGGATGTGTCTTCTCCTGTGTTGGTGCTGCAAGAGGAGGGAAGTGGCTGGGAAAATAGCCAAGCGGCATGAAGCATATCCACATCATGGCGCCAGTGCAAACTACAAGGAAGATCACTCATTGCGAAAGCCTGATTATCAAGTAGAGAAAG TGACAAAAGAAGCAGTTACAAGGCCAACAATGACCTCATTAGAAGCAAAGCAGGACAAGAGTGCCAACCGTAAGAACGCATTTAAAAAGCAGGAGGATCACAGAATCGACATAACATGGGTGGATTCAAGTGGGACAGATTCAAGTGTTCGACCACCGCCACCACCTGCTTTTCCACTTCTGCCTTCAGAGAGGATCATTGCAGATCCTATTTTGCCTTTGATAAACCCTAGTGGACGTACTATTGATTCTGTGAATTCTGTGAAGACATTCTTTATTGCATCTCTTCAACAATATACGGATAGCTTCTCTCAGGAAAATCTTGTCGGAAAAGGCATGTTGGGCACAGTGTATAAAGCTAAGCTTCCCAATGGAAAG TTGCTGGCTGTCAAGAAACTCGACACTGCAACATCCAGGCATCAAAACGACAGAGACTTCATTCATCTAGTTTCTAATATTGCTAAACTTCAGCATGCGAACATAATCCAGCTTGTGGGCTACTGTGCGGAGCACAGACAATGGATGCTTGTATACGAGTATTGTGAAAATGGAACACTTCATGAAGCACTacacttggatgatgaaatcaataaaaggctttcttggagtacTCGCATCCACTTGGCCCTTCAAGCAGCTAGAGCCTTGGA GTATCTGCATGAAGTTTGTCAACCGCCAATTGTTCACCAGAACTTCAAGTCTGCTAATATCCTCCTAGACAATGAGCTTTCTGTATATGTTTCAGACTCTGGTTTGGCGCCTCTACTATCATCTAATTCAATGGCTGAG TATGTTTACCAGCTGCAAGCTTGTGGATATGGTGGCCCTGAACTTGAATCAGGAAGCTATACACATCACAGTGATGTTTACAGCTTTGGAGTTGTTATGTTAGAGCTTCTCACAGGAAGAAAATCTTATGACAG GTCACGTCCTCGAGGGGAGCAATTTTTGGTCAGATGGGCAATTCCTCGGCTTCATGACATAGATACATTGTCAAGAATGGTTGATCCTTCTCTAAATGGTGTATATTCTTCAAAATCTTTATCGCGTTTTGCTGATATAATTTCCTTGTGCATTCAG CCGGAGCCAGAATTCAGACCGCCCATGTCAGAAATTGTCCAGAACCTCTTACAAATGGTACAAAGGAATTCTTGA
- the LOC113725949 gene encoding protein STRUBBELIG-RECEPTOR FAMILY 3 isoform X2, whose protein sequence is MDYLDCRKFELFLVFLAVFAVPTCRGFTDIRDVYAINSLYAALGNPPLAGWLPVGGDPCGFAWQGVQCVNANITAINLNGLNLGGELSNDLGSFASIIQVDLGANQIGGSIPTNLPSTLQIFSLYDNQLSGSIPDSISLLGQLTDLSLGNNHLTGEIPDVFQQLTGLTTLNLSGNMLSGQLPSSMGKLSSLTKLYLQENQLSGTLDVLEDLPLTDLNIENNLFSGPVPEKLKNIPNFRKAGNPFNTSIIPSPPVSSPSPSSSPSPSEASPPELAPVQQATGPSLQWSSQTGSTRGTTKTSKSISWIAIAGILFIIVLALGMCLLLCWCCKRREVAGKIAKRHEAYPHHGASANYKEDHSLRKPDYQVEKVTKEAVTRPTMTSLEAKQDKSANRKNAFKKQEDHRIDITWVDSSGTDSSVRPPPPPAFPLLPSERIIADPILPLINPSGRTIDSVNSVKTFFIASLQQYTDSFSQENLVGKGMLGTVYKAKLPNGKLLAVKKLDTATSRHQNDRDFIHLVSNIAKLQHANIIQLVGYCAEHRQWMLVYEYCENGTLHEALHLDDEINKRLSWSTRIHLALQAARALEYLHEVCQPPIVHQNFKSANILLDNELSVYVSDSGLAPLLSSNSMAELQACGYGGPELESGSYTHHSDVYSFGVVMLELLTGRKSYDRSRPRGEQFLVRWAIPRLHDIDTLSRMVDPSLNGVYSSKSLSRFADIISLCIQPEPEFRPPMSEIVQNLLQMVQRNS, encoded by the exons ATGGATTACTTAGATTGCAGGAAGTTTGaactttttctggttttcttggCGGTTTTTGCTGTACCAACTTGCAGGGGATTCACAGACATTCGTGATG TCTATGCAATTAACAGTTTATATGCTGCTTTGGGCAACCCACCGCTCGCCGGGTGGCTTCCAGTTGGTGGGGACCCATGTGGGTTTGCTTGGCAAGGAGTGCAGTGTGTCAATGCCAATATTACTGCTAT TAATCTTAATGGCCTGAATTTGGGAGGCGAACTCAGTAATGACTTGGGCTCCTTTGCTTCCATAATACAAGT AGACCTTGGTGCCAACCAAATTGGAGGCAGTATACCAACCAATTTGCCTTCTACTCTCCAAATCTT TTCTCTTTATGATAATCAGTTGAGCGGAAGCATCCCAGATAGTATATCGTTGTTGGGTCAGCTGACAGACTT GTCGCTGggaaacaatcatttaacaggAGAAATTCCAGATGTCTTTCAGCAGCTTACCGGCTTGACCACTCT GAACTTATCTGGTAACATGCTGAGCGGCCAACTGCCTTCTTCAATGGGAAAATTATCCTCTCTTACAAAGTT GTACTTGCAAGAGAATCAGCTTTCTGGGACTCTTGATGTTCTAGAAGATCTTCCTTTGACTGATTT AAATATAGAGAATAACCTCTTCTCTGGGCCGGTTCCTGAGAAATTAAAGAATATACCAAACTTCAG AAAAGCTGGAAACCCTTTCAACACCTCAATTATTCCATCACCACCTGTCTCATCCCCATCACCATCTTCATCACCATCACCATCTGAGGCATCTCCTCCCGAATTAGCCCCAGTGCAGCAAGCAACTGGACCATCACTGCAATGGTCTTCACAGACTGGAAGCACCAGAGGCACAACTAAGACGTCTAAAAGCATTTCATGGATTGCTATTGCAGGAATCCTTTTCATCATAGTACTTGCATTGGGGATGTGTCTTCTCCTGTGTTGGTGCTGCAAGAGGAGGGAAGTGGCTGGGAAAATAGCCAAGCGGCATGAAGCATATCCACATCATGGCGCCAGTGCAAACTACAAGGAAGATCACTCATTGCGAAAGCCTGATTATCAAGTAGAGAAAG TGACAAAAGAAGCAGTTACAAGGCCAACAATGACCTCATTAGAAGCAAAGCAGGACAAGAGTGCCAACCGTAAGAACGCATTTAAAAAGCAGGAGGATCACAGAATCGACATAACATGGGTGGATTCAAGTGGGACAGATTCAAGTGTTCGACCACCGCCACCACCTGCTTTTCCACTTCTGCCTTCAGAGAGGATCATTGCAGATCCTATTTTGCCTTTGATAAACCCTAGTGGACGTACTATTGATTCTGTGAATTCTGTGAAGACATTCTTTATTGCATCTCTTCAACAATATACGGATAGCTTCTCTCAGGAAAATCTTGTCGGAAAAGGCATGTTGGGCACAGTGTATAAAGCTAAGCTTCCCAATGGAAAG TTGCTGGCTGTCAAGAAACTCGACACTGCAACATCCAGGCATCAAAACGACAGAGACTTCATTCATCTAGTTTCTAATATTGCTAAACTTCAGCATGCGAACATAATCCAGCTTGTGGGCTACTGTGCGGAGCACAGACAATGGATGCTTGTATACGAGTATTGTGAAAATGGAACACTTCATGAAGCACTacacttggatgatgaaatcaataaaaggctttcttggagtacTCGCATCCACTTGGCCCTTCAAGCAGCTAGAGCCTTGGA GTATCTGCATGAAGTTTGTCAACCGCCAATTGTTCACCAGAACTTCAAGTCTGCTAATATCCTCCTAGACAATGAGCTTTCTGTATATGTTTCAGACTCTGGTTTGGCGCCTCTACTATCATCTAATTCAATGGCTGAG CTGCAAGCTTGTGGATATGGTGGCCCTGAACTTGAATCAGGAAGCTATACACATCACAGTGATGTTTACAGCTTTGGAGTTGTTATGTTAGAGCTTCTCACAGGAAGAAAATCTTATGACAG GTCACGTCCTCGAGGGGAGCAATTTTTGGTCAGATGGGCAATTCCTCGGCTTCATGACATAGATACATTGTCAAGAATGGTTGATCCTTCTCTAAATGGTGTATATTCTTCAAAATCTTTATCGCGTTTTGCTGATATAATTTCCTTGTGCATTCAG CCGGAGCCAGAATTCAGACCGCCCATGTCAGAAATTGTCCAGAACCTCTTACAAATGGTACAAAGGAATTCTTGA